A window from Chromatiaceae bacterium encodes these proteins:
- the aroB gene encoding 3-dehydroquinate synthase: MSAVLRTLTVDLGDRTYPIYIGQGLIDDPELYRRHIHGTQVMLVSNETVAPLYLERVAAALAGFRVAQVILPDGEQYKTLGVLDQIYSALLRSRFDRRCTLVALGGGVVGDMAGFAAASYQRGVNFIQVPTTLLSQVDSSVGGKTGVNHALGKNMIGAFHQPQCVIADTVTLDTLPDRELSAGLAEVIKYGLINDDEFFVWLEDHMPRLVGRDADAMAYAIERSCADKAAVVAADERESGMRALLNLGHTFGHAIETGMGYGSWLHGEAVGAGICMAAAMSQRLGWLAPADLHRIEALVKAAGLPVKGPDNLSADRFLELMAIDKKVMDGQLRLVLLRGIGHAVISGDFDQEALKQTLYAA; encoded by the coding sequence ATGTCTGCCGTGCTGCGAACGCTGACGGTCGACCTGGGCGACCGCACCTACCCCATCTACATCGGTCAGGGTCTGATCGACGACCCGGAACTGTATCGCCGCCATATACATGGCACCCAAGTCATGTTGGTCAGCAACGAAACAGTCGCGCCACTGTACCTGGAGCGCGTTGCCGCGGCGCTGGCCGGTTTCAGGGTCGCTCAGGTGATTCTGCCGGACGGCGAGCAATACAAAACGCTCGGCGTGCTCGATCAGATCTACAGTGCCTTGCTTCGCAGCCGATTCGACCGTCGTTGTACCCTGGTGGCACTCGGCGGTGGCGTGGTCGGCGATATGGCGGGCTTCGCCGCGGCCAGCTATCAACGCGGGGTCAACTTTATCCAGGTGCCGACCACGCTGCTGTCTCAGGTCGATTCGTCGGTGGGCGGCAAGACGGGCGTCAATCACGCCCTGGGCAAAAACATGATCGGCGCATTCCACCAGCCGCAGTGCGTGATCGCCGATACTGTGACACTCGACACACTGCCCGATCGCGAGTTGTCGGCGGGGTTGGCCGAGGTGATCAAATATGGCTTGATCAACGACGACGAGTTCTTTGTCTGGCTGGAGGATCACATGCCGCGTCTGGTCGGGCGCGATGCCGATGCCATGGCCTACGCGATAGAGCGTTCATGTGCCGACAAGGCCGCAGTGGTCGCGGCGGACGAGCGCGAGTCCGGTATGCGGGCGCTGCTCAACCTGGGGCACACCTTCGGCCATGCGATCGAGACCGGAATGGGGTACGGGAGCTGGTTGCACGGCGAGGCAGTGGGTGCCGGGATCTGTATGGCGGCCGCGATGTCGCAGCGCCTCGGCTGGCTGGCACCGGCCGATCTGCATCGGATCGAGGCACTGGTGAAAGCCGCCGGCCTGCCGGTCAAAGGCCCGGACAATCTGTCGGCCGACCGCTTCCTCGAACTGATGGCGATAGACAAGAAGGTGATGGACGGTCAACTGCGGCTGGTGCTGCTGCGTGGAATCGGCCATGCGGTGATCAGCGGAGATTTCGACCAGGAAGCCCTGAAGCAGACGTTATATGCCGCTTGA
- the aroK gene encoding shikimate kinase AroK has product MAKPNRIFLIGPMGAGKTTIGKQLAQSLGMTFSDSDQEIQRRTGVDIPTIFAYEGEEGFRVREQQVIDDLTQIDNQVLATGGGAVLRSENRQHLASRGIVFFLECSPRQQYERTHRDRNRPLLQTDEPLQRLEELMQVREPLYRSTADYTVSTEGRGAVAVANEILDILRG; this is encoded by the coding sequence ATGGCCAAACCCAATCGCATTTTTCTGATCGGCCCAATGGGCGCCGGCAAGACGACTATTGGAAAGCAGCTTGCTCAGTCGCTGGGCATGACCTTCAGCGATTCCGATCAGGAGATCCAGCGGCGCACCGGTGTCGACATCCCGACCATCTTTGCTTACGAGGGCGAGGAGGGATTTCGAGTCCGCGAACAGCAGGTTATCGATGATCTGACCCAGATCGACAACCAGGTGCTGGCCACCGGTGGTGGCGCCGTGCTGCGCTCGGAAAACCGCCAGCACCTGGCGTCACGGGGTATCGTGTTTTTCCTCGAGTGTTCCCCGCGCCAGCAGTACGAACGCACCCACCGGGATCGCAACCGGCCGCTGTTGCAGACCGACGAACCCCTGCAGCGTCTCGAGGAGCTGATGCAGGTCCGTGAGCCGCTATATCGCAGTACGGCCGACTATACCGTGAGTACCGAGGGGCGTGGCGCCGTCGCGGTCGCCAACGAGATCCTGGACATCCTGCGCGGCTGA
- a CDS encoding type IV pilus secretin PilQ, translated as MYKKVKALNTALIGVLLWAFLGEAIANELQDVSFSALPGNRVEIVLTTSEPVAEPASFTTDNPARIAIDLVDTTNALEQKVTPVAIGMARSVTAIAAGDRTRVVINLLEQASHTVRAEGNKVYVSIGASSGAGTMSPTSAPSAVMTDKRNTSSRAGLALENVDFRRGTQGEGRIEIELSDPSIVVDMRQQGDQVILDFLNADLPEQLARTLDVLDFATPVKAIETRPDGRNVRMTISTSGEFEHLAYQANNTYTVEFRGLTKQEKEARRKEQQIYEGDRLSLNFQDIEVRAVLQLLADFTGLNMVVSDTVSGRITLRLKNVPWDQAMDIILKTKGLSMRRNDNVVLVAPTEEIAAREKLELESQQQIAELAPLRSELIQVNYAKAQDLAALLKSSENKLISERGSVSIDERTNTLLVQDTAAKLSEVRALVGELDIPIRQVLIESRIVIANNDFARDLGVKLGVGVAGDGDSWRWKVAGGLPGDVASPEVGSTSFEIPAGSGNQGLLVNLPQTLASGSGGAVNFLLGKIGSYLLRLELSAMQQEGKGEIISSPRVITSDQNKATIKQGVEIPYQEASSSGATSVSFKEAVLKLEVTPHITPDDRVIMDLKVNKDNPDFTRAVLGVPPVDTRELETSVLVDNGETVVLGGVFERTKAKNRASVPFFGDLPYVGWAFQQNQIQDENSELLIFVTPKILKDTLTLR; from the coding sequence ATGTATAAAAAGGTAAAGGCGCTCAACACTGCACTGATCGGGGTGCTGCTCTGGGCTTTCTTGGGGGAGGCAATCGCTAACGAACTGCAGGATGTCAGCTTCTCGGCGCTACCCGGCAATCGTGTGGAGATCGTGCTGACGACCAGTGAGCCGGTCGCGGAACCTGCATCGTTCACGACCGACAACCCGGCACGCATCGCGATCGATCTGGTCGACACGACCAACGCGCTGGAACAGAAGGTGACACCGGTAGCCATCGGAATGGCTCGAAGCGTGACCGCAATCGCGGCCGGTGACCGTACCCGGGTGGTCATCAACCTGCTCGAGCAGGCCAGCCACACGGTGCGGGCCGAGGGCAACAAGGTCTACGTGAGTATCGGTGCCAGCAGCGGTGCGGGCACCATGTCACCGACGAGCGCACCAAGTGCGGTGATGACGGACAAGCGCAATACGTCGTCGCGCGCCGGTCTCGCATTGGAAAACGTCGATTTTCGCCGCGGCACACAGGGCGAGGGCCGGATCGAGATCGAGCTTTCGGACCCGTCGATCGTTGTCGATATGCGCCAGCAGGGCGACCAGGTGATCCTCGATTTCCTGAATGCGGACCTTCCTGAACAGCTGGCACGCACGCTTGATGTGCTCGATTTTGCGACCCCGGTCAAGGCCATCGAGACGCGCCCGGATGGCCGCAATGTGCGGATGACCATCTCGACGAGCGGCGAATTCGAGCATCTTGCCTACCAGGCGAACAACACCTACACGGTGGAATTTCGCGGTCTGACCAAGCAGGAAAAGGAGGCGCGCCGCAAGGAGCAGCAGATCTACGAGGGTGACCGCCTGTCCCTGAACTTCCAGGATATCGAGGTGCGTGCGGTACTGCAGCTCTTGGCCGATTTCACCGGTCTGAACATGGTGGTCAGCGATACGGTCAGCGGGCGCATCACGCTGCGGCTCAAGAATGTTCCTTGGGATCAGGCGATGGACATCATCCTGAAGACCAAAGGACTGTCGATGCGGCGCAACGACAACGTCGTGTTGGTCGCGCCGACCGAAGAGATCGCGGCGAGGGAGAAGCTGGAACTCGAGTCGCAGCAGCAGATTGCGGAGCTGGCCCCGTTGCGTTCTGAACTGATTCAGGTCAACTACGCGAAGGCTCAGGACCTGGCGGCCTTGCTGAAGTCGAGCGAAAACAAACTGATCTCGGAGCGCGGCAGCGTCTCGATCGACGAGCGGACCAATACCCTGCTGGTGCAGGACACCGCCGCCAAGCTCAGCGAGGTCCGGGCTTTGGTCGGCGAACTGGATATTCCGATTCGCCAGGTGCTGATCGAGTCGCGCATCGTGATTGCAAACAACGATTTCGCGCGCGATCTCGGCGTAAAACTTGGTGTGGGCGTGGCCGGTGATGGCGACAGCTGGCGTTGGAAAGTCGCGGGCGGGCTACCTGGCGATGTGGCCAGCCCCGAAGTGGGTTCCACGAGTTTCGAGATCCCGGCGGGTTCCGGAAACCAGGGCCTGCTCGTCAACCTGCCTCAGACCCTCGCATCCGGCAGTGGCGGAGCGGTCAACTTCCTGCTGGGCAAGATCGGGTCGTACCTGTTGCGTCTCGAATTGAGCGCGATGCAGCAGGAAGGCAAGGGAGAGATCATCTCCAGCCCGCGCGTCATCACCTCGGATCAAAACAAGGCGACGATCAAGCAGGGTGTGGAAATCCCCTACCAGGAGGCTTCCTCCAGTGGAGCGACCTCGGTGTCGTTCAAAGAGGCCGTGCTGAAGCTCGAGGTCACGCCGCATATCACGCCGGATGACCGCGTGATCATGGATCTCAAGGTGAACAAGGACAACCCGGACTTCACCCGTGCCGTGCTTGGTGTGCCCCCCGTGGATACGCGCGAGCTGGAGACCTCGGTGCTGGTCGACAACGGAGAAACCGTGGTGCTGGGCGGGGTGTTTGAGCGCACCAAGGCGAAGAATCGTGCCAGTGTGCCGTTCTTTGGCGATCTACCGTATGTCGGTTGGGCGTTCCAGCAAAACCAGATCCAGGACGAAAACAGCGAGTTGCTGATCTTCGTAACCCCGAAGATCCTCAAGGACACGCTCACCCTGCGTTGA
- a CDS encoding pilus assembly protein PilP: MRKFIPLLVPLLLAGCVNKDMSDLTQFVDEVKSRPPSGIEPIPEVKQVIGFVYTAKSRRDPFTPPEEETAATETVLDNGIRPDPDRRKEELESFTLDSLRMVGTLEQEQSTWGLVKTSDGTIHRVAPGNFMGQYDGKITRISEDKIELIELVPTGSGFLEKEAALALGGE, encoded by the coding sequence ATGAGGAAGTTCATCCCATTGTTAGTGCCTCTGCTGCTGGCAGGATGTGTGAACAAAGACATGTCGGACCTGACGCAGTTCGTGGACGAGGTGAAGAGCAGGCCACCCTCGGGGATAGAGCCTATCCCGGAGGTCAAACAGGTCATCGGTTTCGTCTACACTGCGAAGAGCCGACGCGATCCGTTCACCCCGCCCGAAGAGGAGACGGCGGCAACCGAGACGGTGCTGGACAACGGCATCCGTCCCGATCCAGACCGGCGTAAAGAGGAGTTGGAGTCGTTCACCCTCGACTCGTTACGGATGGTCGGCACTCTGGAACAGGAACAGAGCACCTGGGGCCTGGTAAAGACCTCAGATGGCACCATACATCGCGTGGCGCCCGGCAATTTCATGGGCCAATACGACGGCAAGATCACGCGGATCAGTGAAGACAAGATTGAGCTGATTGAACTCGTACCCACCGGCTCGGGCTTTCTTGAGAAGGAAGCTGCTCTGGCCTTGGGCGGCGAATAG
- a CDS encoding type 4a pilus biogenesis protein PilO: MNLQELNELDFSNLGDWPGIVKAVVVLILCALVGVGWYFYDIEDQYVQLQRVEKTEVDLRADFEAKQAKAANLEAYRTQLAEMQESFGAMLRQLPNKTEVADLLVDVSQTGLAAGLEFELFQPQGEVPKDFYAELPIKIRVVGNYHEFGEFVSGLAALPRIVTIHNVNIQKNAKGSDDLVMEALARTYRYLDEAGG; the protein is encoded by the coding sequence ATGAACCTCCAGGAACTCAATGAACTCGATTTCAGCAATCTGGGCGATTGGCCCGGGATCGTAAAGGCGGTTGTCGTCCTGATCCTGTGTGCGCTGGTCGGTGTAGGCTGGTATTTCTACGACATCGAAGACCAGTATGTGCAGCTGCAGAGGGTCGAGAAGACCGAGGTCGACCTGCGTGCAGACTTCGAGGCCAAGCAGGCAAAGGCCGCTAATCTGGAAGCTTACAGGACGCAACTCGCCGAGATGCAGGAGTCTTTCGGGGCGATGCTGCGCCAACTGCCGAACAAGACCGAGGTGGCGGACCTGCTCGTCGATGTGTCGCAGACGGGACTCGCGGCGGGCCTGGAATTCGAGCTGTTCCAGCCGCAGGGCGAGGTTCCGAAGGACTTCTATGCGGAATTACCCATCAAGATCCGCGTAGTCGGCAACTATCATGAATTCGGTGAGTTTGTCAGTGGTTTGGCCGCTTTACCGCGCATCGTGACGATCCACAACGTCAACATTCAGAAGAACGCGAAAGGATCCGATGATCTCGTCATGGAAGCCCTGGCGCGTACCTATCGTTACCTTGATGAGGCAGGTGGTTGA
- a CDS encoding PilN domain-containing protein gives MARINLLPWREKLRKQRQRDFGFTILGALLLTVLGMGYWHFYAEGLIDHQLDRNRFLEKEIAKVNKQIEEIKNLEKTRQKLIARMKVIEDLQVSRPQIVHLFDELVTVVPDGTFLTSLAQTGRKVQLIGQAQSNARVSTYMRNIESSPWLNNPKLLIIENKAPDKSISQGNSFQLDLVQVAPKQEAVQ, from the coding sequence ATGGCACGGATAAACCTTCTACCGTGGCGCGAGAAGCTGCGGAAGCAGCGGCAGCGCGACTTCGGATTCACCATCCTAGGGGCCCTGCTGCTGACGGTGCTCGGCATGGGGTATTGGCATTTCTATGCCGAGGGCCTGATCGATCATCAGCTGGACCGCAATCGCTTTCTCGAGAAAGAGATCGCCAAGGTCAACAAGCAGATCGAGGAGATCAAGAACCTGGAGAAGACCCGCCAGAAATTGATCGCACGCATGAAGGTGATCGAAGACCTGCAGGTCAGCCGCCCACAGATCGTGCATCTGTTCGACGAACTGGTGACCGTCGTGCCGGATGGCACCTTCCTCACCTCGCTCGCTCAGACAGGGCGCAAGGTACAGCTGATCGGACAGGCGCAATCGAACGCGCGCGTTTCGACCTATATGCGCAATATCGAGTCCAGCCCCTGGCTCAACAACCCGAAGCTGTTGATCATCGAAAACAAGGCCCCGGATAAATCCATTTCCCAGGGCAACTCGTTCCAGCTCGATCTCGTGCAGGTCGCACCGAAGCAGGAGGCCGTTCAATGA
- a CDS encoding pilus assembly protein PilM produces MGLFTRKKVPLIGLDISSTAVKLLELSQHGGRGGVRYRVESYAVEPLPSTAVVEKNIADVEAVGKAVRNVVRKAGTRNKRAAVAVSGSAVITKVISMPAALSDREMESQIQLEADQYIPYPLEEVNIDFQVLGTSEKSPELVDVLLAASRSENVDDRVAALELAGLTCEIVDVEAYAMENACTQLVDQWPGAGDHQTIAVADIGATTTTLNVLHNDHIIYTREQNFGGRQLTEEIQRRYGLSVEEAGMAKRQGGLPDNYIPEVLEPFKEAMAQQVNRSIQFFYSASAFNNVDLVVLAGGSSSVPGIDDLIHERLGVETIIANPFANMAVASRVKPQVLSNDAPALMIACGLALRSFD; encoded by the coding sequence ATGGGCCTATTTACCCGGAAAAAGGTGCCGCTCATCGGGCTGGATATCAGCTCGACGGCGGTGAAGCTGCTCGAATTGAGCCAGCATGGTGGCCGTGGGGGTGTGCGCTATCGCGTAGAGAGCTACGCGGTGGAACCGCTGCCTTCAACCGCGGTTGTTGAAAAGAACATTGCGGACGTGGAGGCGGTCGGCAAGGCCGTGCGCAACGTCGTTCGCAAAGCGGGTACGCGCAACAAGCGCGCAGCCGTTGCCGTTTCCGGCTCAGCGGTGATCACCAAGGTCATCTCGATGCCGGCGGCACTCTCCGACCGTGAGATGGAAAGTCAGATACAGCTCGAGGCGGACCAGTACATTCCGTATCCGCTGGAAGAGGTCAACATCGACTTCCAGGTGCTCGGGACCTCTGAGAAGAGCCCTGAACTGGTCGACGTACTGCTCGCGGCGTCGCGCAGTGAGAACGTCGACGATCGGGTCGCAGCCCTGGAATTGGCCGGCCTCACCTGTGAAATCGTCGATGTCGAAGCGTACGCGATGGAGAATGCGTGTACGCAGCTGGTGGATCAGTGGCCCGGTGCGGGCGACCACCAGACGATTGCGGTGGCCGACATCGGTGCGACCACGACGACGCTCAACGTGCTGCACAATGACCACATTATCTATACCCGCGAGCAGAATTTCGGCGGTCGCCAACTGACCGAGGAGATCCAGCGGCGCTACGGGTTGTCGGTGGAAGAGGCCGGCATGGCAAAACGCCAGGGTGGACTGCCGGACAACTACATTCCTGAGGTGCTCGAGCCGTTCAAGGAGGCAATGGCGCAGCAGGTCAACCGCTCGATTCAGTTCTTCTACTCAGCGAGTGCATTCAACAACGTCGATCTTGTCGTATTGGCGGGCGGTAGCTCGTCGGTGCCCGGAATCGACGATTTGATTCACGAACGCCTCGGCGTTGAGACGATCATTGCCAACCCGTTTGCGAACATGGCAGTGGCGTCCAGGGTAAAGCCGCAGGTACTCAGTAACGATGCGCCGGCATTGATGATTGCATGCGGCCTGGCACTGAGGAGTTTCGACTGA
- a CDS encoding penicillin-binding protein 1A translates to MKWFLKTVNYVLVLVLLGAVVGAIAVGAAYFYLEPELPDIDNLREVRLQVPLKVLSHDGGLIAEFGEQRRNPLEYAQFPQRMIDAFLSAEDANFFTHPGVDVRGLVRAGVQLALTGEKKQGGSTITMQVARNFYLSSQKTYTRKLSEIFLALRIEKELSKEEILELYLNKIYLGHRAYGVGAAAQVYYGKTVDQLDLAQTAMIAGLPKAPSDLNPITNPQRAVERRNYVLGRMLELGRITQAEHDQAASQPVTASRYAPNIEVEAPYVAEMVRADMVGRYGQDAYTGGYTVVTTVTGEAQSAANRAVRGALDAYSERHGYYGPEQKLEALPSDDKAREAVLADRPTIGDLRAALVTEVGEKQATIYLGDGESGAIEWDQMKWAQPFIDTDRRGPAPKKPADVVAVGDIVRVKAVTVKDNTVWRLSQVPRVSGGLVALDPNSGAIKALVGGYDFYASKFNRVTQAKRQPGSGFKAFIYSAALENGFTPATLINDAPVVFEDPSLEGAWRPENYSGKFFGPTRLREALTKSRNLVSIRLLRSIGIEAALQHIAKFGFDPAELPHNLSLALGSADVTPLQMAKGYAVLANGGFRVEPYFIERIDQDGAGSVFEEHPITVCKDCDPAAEDASTHAPRVLDERNRYLMYSMMQDVIRRGTATKARALGRKDLAGKTGTTNDQRDAWFNGFNQRLVANAWVGFDDNSKLGRGEVGGRAALPAWIDFMQVALKDIPDTEPEVPADIVTVRIDPRTGTRASASTDDAIFEVFRTENAPGTVNAAVGGNGTVIAPTEAPPPTQDLF, encoded by the coding sequence ATGAAGTGGTTTTTGAAAACTGTTAACTACGTTTTGGTTTTGGTGCTGCTGGGCGCTGTCGTCGGCGCAATAGCCGTCGGCGCAGCCTACTTCTACCTTGAACCCGAGTTGCCCGACATCGACAACCTGCGCGAGGTCCGCCTGCAGGTACCGTTGAAAGTACTGAGCCATGACGGAGGACTGATCGCCGAGTTCGGTGAGCAGCGGCGCAACCCGCTGGAGTATGCGCAGTTCCCTCAACGCATGATCGACGCCTTTCTTTCAGCGGAAGACGCGAATTTTTTCACCCACCCCGGCGTTGACGTTCGTGGCCTGGTGCGCGCCGGGGTGCAGCTCGCCTTGACCGGAGAGAAGAAGCAGGGCGGCAGCACCATCACCATGCAGGTGGCGCGCAACTTCTATCTGAGCAGCCAGAAAACCTATACGCGAAAACTGAGCGAGATCTTTCTTGCGCTGCGTATCGAGAAGGAACTCAGTAAGGAGGAGATTCTCGAGCTTTACCTCAACAAGATCTATCTTGGACATCGCGCCTACGGCGTTGGGGCAGCCGCACAGGTCTATTACGGCAAAACGGTCGATCAGCTCGATCTCGCCCAGACGGCGATGATCGCCGGGTTGCCGAAGGCACCGTCTGACCTCAATCCGATCACGAACCCGCAGAGGGCGGTAGAGCGCCGTAACTACGTGCTCGGACGGATGCTGGAACTGGGCCGCATCACGCAAGCAGAACACGACCAGGCAGCCTCGCAACCGGTGACCGCGAGCCGCTACGCACCCAACATCGAAGTCGAGGCGCCTTACGTAGCCGAGATGGTGCGCGCAGACATGGTCGGCCGATACGGCCAGGACGCGTACACCGGAGGATACACGGTCGTGACCACGGTGACCGGAGAAGCGCAGTCGGCGGCCAACCGCGCGGTGCGCGGCGCGTTGGACGCCTATAGCGAACGCCACGGCTATTACGGTCCGGAACAGAAGCTCGAAGCCCTGCCGTCGGACGACAAGGCGCGTGAAGCGGTTCTGGCCGACCGGCCGACGATCGGTGATCTGCGTGCGGCATTGGTCACCGAGGTCGGCGAAAAGCAGGCCACCATTTACCTGGGTGACGGCGAGTCGGGCGCGATCGAATGGGACCAGATGAAATGGGCGCAACCGTTCATCGATACCGACCGACGCGGGCCGGCGCCCAAAAAGCCCGCCGACGTCGTTGCGGTGGGCGACATCGTCCGGGTGAAAGCCGTTACCGTCAAGGACAACACGGTATGGCGCCTGTCGCAGGTGCCGCGCGTGTCCGGTGGCCTGGTGGCGCTGGATCCGAACAGCGGCGCGATCAAGGCACTGGTCGGCGGATACGACTTCTATGCCAGCAAGTTCAACCGGGTCACCCAGGCAAAGCGCCAACCGGGCTCGGGCTTCAAGGCGTTCATCTACTCCGCCGCACTCGAGAATGGCTTCACGCCGGCGACACTGATCAATGATGCGCCGGTGGTGTTCGAGGACCCCAGCCTGGAAGGCGCATGGCGACCGGAGAACTACTCCGGCAAGTTTTTCGGCCCCACGAGACTGCGCGAAGCATTGACCAAGTCACGCAATCTGGTGTCGATCCGGCTGCTGCGCAGCATTGGCATCGAGGCCGCCCTCCAGCACATCGCAAAGTTTGGTTTCGATCCTGCCGAGCTGCCGCACAATCTTTCGCTGGCTCTGGGTAGCGCGGACGTGACCCCACTGCAGATGGCCAAGGGCTACGCAGTGCTCGCAAACGGGGGCTTCCGGGTCGAACCCTACTTCATCGAGCGCATTGATCAGGATGGGGCCGGATCGGTTTTCGAGGAACATCCAATAACCGTGTGCAAGGATTGTGATCCGGCAGCGGAAGACGCCTCGACGCACGCACCGCGTGTGCTCGACGAGCGTAATCGATACCTGATGTACTCGATGATGCAGGACGTGATTCGTCGCGGCACGGCGACCAAGGCACGTGCTCTGGGACGCAAAGACCTCGCCGGCAAAACGGGTACCACCAATGACCAGAGAGACGCCTGGTTCAACGGCTTCAACCAACGGCTGGTGGCCAATGCCTGGGTAGGGTTTGACGACAACAGCAAGCTGGGCCGCGGCGAGGTGGGCGGAAGAGCCGCCCTGCCGGCATGGATAGATTTCATGCAGGTCGCACTCAAGGACATCCCGGACACTGAACCCGAGGTGCCGGCCGACATCGTCACGGTGCGCATCGATCCGCGCACCGGGACCCGCGCGAGCGCGTCGACCGATGACGCCATTTTCGAGGTGTTTCGTACGGAAAATGCACCGGGAACGGTGAACGCGGCAGTCGGTGGCAACGGCACGGTGATCGCTCCGACGGAAGCACCTCCGCCGACCCAGGACCTGTTCTGA
- a CDS encoding citrate synthase: MSNRKATLTFNDTGKSIDLEILSGTEGPDTIDITSLYGQAKVFTYDPGFVSTASCNSSITYIDGNEGVLRYRGYPIEQLAAKSTFIEVAYLLLYGDLPSREQLAQFQDIITHHTMINESLLRFFQGFYNNAHPMAMMVGVVGSLSAFYHDSMDISDPRHREISAHRLIAKIPTIAAACYKHNIGEPVIYPRNHLSYTANFLHMMFATPCEEYEVEPLAERAMDLLFILHADHEQNASTSTVRLAGSSGANPFACIAAGTASLWGPAHGGANEAVLDMLEEIGHVGNIEKYLAKAKDKDDPFRLMGFGHRVYKNYDPRAKIIREVCYQVLEKLADSNNPLFELAMRLEEIASKDEYFLEKKLYPNVDFYSGIIYRALGIPDSMFTVMFAIARTAGWVSHWMEMLDDPRHRIGRPRQLYQGATKRDYVPLAER, encoded by the coding sequence ATGTCGAACAGAAAAGCCACCCTCACGTTCAACGATACAGGCAAGTCCATCGATCTGGAGATTCTGTCCGGCACCGAAGGACCGGACACGATCGATATCACCAGCCTCTATGGACAGGCCAAGGTTTTTACCTACGACCCGGGCTTCGTTTCCACGGCGAGCTGCAACAGCTCGATCACCTATATCGATGGCAACGAAGGTGTGTTGCGGTATCGGGGTTATCCCATCGAACAGCTTGCAGCAAAGTCGACTTTCATCGAAGTCGCGTACCTTTTGCTTTACGGCGACCTTCCGAGTCGTGAACAGCTCGCACAGTTTCAGGACATCATCACGCACCACACGATGATCAATGAGTCCCTGCTGCGTTTCTTCCAAGGTTTTTATAACAATGCCCACCCAATGGCGATGATGGTCGGCGTTGTGGGGTCGTTGTCGGCTTTCTATCACGACTCAATGGATATCAGCGATCCTCGTCATCGCGAGATCAGTGCGCATCGCCTGATCGCGAAAATCCCGACGATTGCAGCTGCCTGCTACAAGCACAACATCGGCGAACCGGTAATCTATCCGCGCAACCATCTGAGCTATACCGCCAACTTTCTGCACATGATGTTCGCGACCCCGTGCGAAGAATACGAGGTAGAGCCGCTCGCAGAGCGCGCTATGGATCTATTGTTCATTCTGCATGCCGATCACGAGCAGAATGCTTCCACCTCCACCGTTCGGCTTGCGGGTAGCTCCGGTGCCAACCCTTTTGCCTGCATTGCCGCTGGTACAGCGTCATTGTGGGGACCGGCGCACGGCGGGGCCAACGAGGCCGTGCTCGACATGCTCGAAGAGATCGGTCATGTCGGCAACATCGAAAAGTATCTTGCCAAGGCCAAGGACAAGGACGACCCGTTCCGTCTGATGGGGTTCGGACATCGTGTTTACAAGAACTATGACCCGCGTGCCAAGATCATCCGCGAGGTCTGTTACCAGGTGCTTGAGAAACTGGCAGACAGCAACAATCCCTTGTTCGAGTTGGCCATGCGCCTGGAAGAGATCGCGTCCAAGGATGAGTACTTCCTGGAAAAGAAGCTCTATCCGAACGTCGACTTCTATTCAGGCATCATCTACCGGGCACTGGGGATACCCGACAGTATGTTCACCGTGATGTTCGCGATCGCACGAACGGCGGGTTGGGTGAGCCACTGGATGGAGATGCTCGATGACCCGAGACATCGGATAGGGCGTCCGCGGCAGCTGTACCAGGGTGCCACCAAGCGCGACTACGTGCCGCTTGCAGAGCGCTGA